A stretch of Deltaproteobacteria bacterium DNA encodes these proteins:
- a CDS encoding acyl-CoA dehydrogenase family protein, with amino-acid sequence MEFELTREQMEFKESVYRFALRELVPESMKLEHDDREEFIMENWTKMGGMGLLGLPYPEEYGGSGASVLTTTLAGEALGFAGVDAGLLLSWGAHTILCGVPIWQLGTEVQKRKYLPKLATGEWIGGLGLTEPNAGSDAAGIQTTAVKKGDRYILNGSKMFITNGPTGNVFVVAAVTDRSKKAFGISAFIVEKGFKGFSPGKKLSKLGVRTSPTSELIFEDCEVPEENLLGEADLGFINVIKLTLEWERSCLVAPAIGGLELGIKGAVAYAKQRKQFGKPIIKFQAIRHKIANLKMNLEAVRQIVYKVAWLKDKDIPAMMEASAAKLFVSEIMEKMSSEVLQIFGGYGFIKDYIVERGYRDSRLASIGGGTSEIQRGIIARSIINFK; translated from the coding sequence ATGGAATTTGAACTAACAAGGGAACAAATGGAATTCAAAGAATCTGTTTACAGATTTGCTTTAAGGGAGCTTGTGCCGGAATCAATGAAATTGGAACATGATGACAGAGAAGAATTTATAATGGAAAACTGGACAAAAATGGGCGGCATGGGTTTGCTTGGTTTACCATATCCTGAAGAGTATGGCGGTTCCGGGGCAAGCGTCCTAACAACAACCCTCGCAGGCGAGGCACTTGGATTTGCAGGCGTAGATGCAGGGCTTTTACTCTCATGGGGTGCTCACACTATTTTGTGTGGTGTCCCAATATGGCAGCTTGGCACAGAAGTACAGAAAAGAAAATATCTGCCGAAACTCGCAACAGGTGAGTGGATAGGGGGGCTTGGACTTACAGAGCCCAATGCGGGTTCTGATGCTGCCGGCATACAGACTACTGCTGTAAAAAAAGGGGATAGATATATACTTAACGGCTCAAAAATGTTCATTACGAATGGCCCTACAGGGAATGTTTTTGTTGTAGCTGCTGTTACGGATAGATCAAAAAAGGCATTCGGAATTAGTGCCTTTATAGTTGAAAAAGGGTTTAAAGGATTTTCCCCGGGCAAGAAGCTTTCAAAGCTTGGTGTAAGAACATCCCCGACCTCTGAACTTATTTTTGAGGATTGCGAAGTTCCGGAAGAAAATCTTCTTGGAGAGGCAGATCTTGGTTTTATCAATGTTATAAAACTCACACTTGAATGGGAAAGGAGCTGTCTGGTTGCTCCTGCAATAGGCGGGTTAGAGCTGGGAATAAAAGGTGCTGTGGCATACGCTAAGCAGAGAAAGCAGTTTGGTAAACCTATAATAAAATTTCAGGCTATAAGACATAAGATAGCAAATCTAAAGATGAACCTGGAGGCTGTAAGGCAGATCGTATATAAGGTTGCATGGCTAAAGGATAAAGACATACCAGCAATGATGGAAGCATCCGCTGCAAAATTGTTTGTCTCAGAGATTATGGAAAAAATGTCATCAGAAGTGCTTCAGATATTTGGCGGATATGGTTTCATAAAGGATTATATTGTTGAGAGAGGATACAGGGATTCAAGGCTTGCTTCGATAGGCGGAGGTACATCGGAAATACAGAGGGGCATAATTGCACGCTCTATAATCAATTTTAAATAG